The Arachis hypogaea cultivar Tifrunner chromosome 14, arahy.Tifrunner.gnm2.J5K5, whole genome shotgun sequence DNA window ACAGTGGcacctattttttttgtttagttgaTAAAATCTTTAATATTTATTACAACAACATtcgatattattaatttttaaaattttaaaatatttagatacaatttattttgaaaaacttacCTCTTAGTAATATTATTATGGGCAAAAATACTAGTTCATTCATATATTGGATCTTGAAGATtctaaaatgacatgaatcaaatGATAATCAAACGGCATAAAATTAGTAGCTGTAACTTGTAATTGCAACAAGCTATAATttatggtgaaaactcaggtgaagtcgacatcacgtgaagttgatatctgagagccgttagatgaaaatttagtcaaatcaatcaaatcatctaacgactctcaggtatcaacttcacgtgaagtcgattgcacctgagtttccaccataATTTATAGGAGTAAAATGATATGCATCATACCCATTCAACAAGACATTTCTGTTCTGATGCTGCTTCTGTAATCATACAGCCTGTTATCAGCTCTAAAAGAATTACACCAAAAGAATACACATCTGTCTTATCTGTTAAGTTTCCTGTTTCTTGATACTCTGGAGCTATGTATCCACAATTCCCCCTTTTTTCATCCTTGCAGTTGTACTTCAATTCACATCTTCCTTTTCCGAACACAGATTCGGCAAGCTAAAAATATTCATCGTTTTCAAGATTCAACTAAGAGTTGGTTTGATCAGATGACAAATAGCTTGTTTATAATATATTGAAGGGTAAAGCATATTTTTTTGTCGAGTAATACTACATATCCAAGTCTTTTTATGAACTAAGTCTAACaaagttaaataataagatttagaATAATGCTATCcgtaactgatttttgttatgttaGACCAACTTGGTTAGACTTAGTTAATAAAAAGACTTTTGATGTGTAGCATTATTCTTTTGTCCTtgaaatttgtcaaaaattttaaaaatattcttaaattttattttatttcaattttattcatTTAAGACTAATTCAACAATAAAGCACAATAACTGTGTCTAATTTACTTGTGTTGAACGTTGTTTTTATAAACTATTGCTAAATTGGTcataattttcttgaaaaaataGCCGTTATGgataaattttgatgcaaatgaAAAATTTCcaagacaaaattgaaacaaaataaaacttaggaatatatttaaaacttttaataagcTTCAAGGACAAAAATACACTTTATCCTATATTGAAATGCAGCTTAATTAAAAAAAGCTCTCTATAATTAAGGTCCATGTCAGTACCAGAGGGTTAAACTCATGATCTAGAAGAATGTTACTTGGCTTTATCCTTCCATGAATTATGTTATTGTCGTGTAGATACTTAAGACCTTTAGCAACACCTTTTGCGACTTTCATTCTTTCTGTCCATGTTAATGATCTGCCACTTGTTCCTGCATGATTCGGAAATTTCATTTGGTATTAACTTACTTTTTAGATAAAAGTCCATGTTGTTGATGTCAAACCTCGTTTACATTATGTTCTAGATTTGTTAAGAAATATGGTAAAGCAATTGCAAAGAGACTTATTGTTTTGTCTGGTCACAAACTCACAATTTGCAACTCAAACAATATCTTGTTATATGCAAAACTCTTAGAAGAActgataaattcatattttactATGGTTTTTGGATTGAAAATAGTGGAATTTATCAACTTAACTTGCACTTAGTCCTTCTAGTTGCATACTTTTGTGAAAATTTTCCTAATTGAACTTAATTGATTAAACAAgctttttatgttttaaaaattatcaaattagttccacttttattccattcgatagcTTGatatgttttgttttcaagttgttTAAGGTTTACGAGGCAAGGATGGTTTGGGATGATGGATGAAAAGCATGCAGAAGTGGAGATTTCGCGAAGAAACGAAGGAGGAAGAAATTCTGACGGGTGCGCAAGAACCAAAGAATGTTAACTTAATGGACATGTAAGCACAGTGAGTTATGTGAGTGAAGAGATACCTAATTGGCTAAGTTGATGGAATTGAAGACACATATCATGAATATAAAAGTTGTGAATATATATGATCATGGTAAAAGTTCCTAAGAAATGCAACATTCACATACTTATACTTACTTGATAAGTGCTGGTCAAGTGAACCATTGCATGCATGTTCATATACAATCAGCAATTGACTTTCTTGTATGCATGAACCgaatatccttatcaaattttcATGCCTAGCATTTCTAAGCAGCTCAACTTCTGACAAGACATTCTCTGTCATGTAGTATTGCTTAACAACTATTTTCAGCTCATCTAGCTGACCTCTGAAAGCAGGTCTACATCCACCTTCACATAGAGAATTCTTGGTTGAAAATCCATCTGTAGCAGCTTCAAGTTCTTCATAAATGAAGTCCTTTTTCCATGTATTATTTATGCATCTATTTTTGCAGATTGAGCATAAAGAGGTTTCTGAACTCTCTAAAATGGTTTCACCTTGATTCTCAAGTGATATATCCTGCATTTGTTTTTTATCCCCACTCACCTTTAGTTGTCTGTCTACTTCTATTTTACACATCTCCCCAACATCGAAGCTTCCGATAATATCCTCTTCTTCCTGGGTCTTGTCATTAGGATATACTACCATTCTGGGAATCTCCTCCCCATGGGGGTTGCTCTGCATCTTTTGTCCATCTTTTCTTGGGTGCTCAACTTTACTCTGACCTATTACCTCATGAGTTTTAATCTCCAACTTTAGGTCTCTTTCCTCCATCCATGGTTTGATCTGAATTTGTTCTTGTGTTTGAATCATCGAATCAGCCTTTATTTGACCTACATTTTGTTATTGTTAAGTCCCTCCTGTCTCTTTCCCAGAAAAAATACAACCATACTAAGTAAACACTAAAAATCAGCCACCCGTATAAAATACGcgttgaaatataaaatacacataaaaaatgAGTTTATACACAAAGACATGGTGGCTGATTTTTAGTGTACACAtatcatttttgaaaaaaataaaagcaaaaaaggggaataaatccactcaattttttttgtatttataaaaaatgagTTTAATCTCTCATTGTACATTCCTCAGCTGTGATCTTTTACTATTCAAAATCTTCTTAGTCTCACTTAAGGAGTGTATGATGAGAGTTCAAACTTGACAAAACAATTGAAAGGAAAATTGAGAATATCCATTCCccaaataaagatagtataaatCTGCTCTCAAGTTAACAGCATGAACTAGTCAATGAAGGCTCACCATATGCTAAATATGGCATGTCTGAGGAAGAATATTCAGTAAAACAGCACTCATCTGTGTCTGTAACTGCACCTGCTAAGTCTTGTAATGCAGAGACAACCTAGAACAAGACAGAATAACCATCATGTGTCAAATGATATCCTATTGATAATGCATGTTAAAGCATTGTGTTCTTATGGACAAGTGGGATAAGTTAGCCTATATTTCCTTAAAGCATTTTATTACCAAACATGCCTTTAATCTTTCAGTCAGTCTTCATATTGGTATTCAAGAATTTGACTTATGCTATTTCGGTATTACCAATTTCCTAGTTATATTATACATTCAGAACATGGTTTGTGAGCTTGTATTCCAAAGGGCCTCTGCATCAAAGTACATGTTAAATATGTAAAACTCTTTGCATCTCATTGAACAGGTTAAGATTAGGTCCCATTTTAAGATTTTTCTTACGGTTTAAGATTAGTTCATGCTTGTCTTTATCTTGTTTAAATTGGTCTACAGTATCTCTGGTAACAAATCAGGAGCTTCATTGAGTTATGCTATCCTATGTAAACTAGTCTGTTTCCTTATTTATTGTTTTATGAACCTTTTGGTTAACAATATTCTACATCTCACTTGGACTTACCATATTCATTGAAGATCTATCCTTAGGATTCTTTCTGAGACATTGTTCTGTTACTTGGACCAGCcattttaattcttcttcttcatagaAGTTGCTGATATTTGGATCCACCAACTGCGGGTGCTTCTTTCCTCCCAATAGGGGTCTTGCCTGTAAGGAAAATATTTACAAATAATAAGTTACATATGCAATTATTTATGCCGTCCAACGACATTTTGTCCTTGGACAAATGGTTTACATGATTTTATCAAGTATATAATGGGAAATGAGGCACAAACTTTTAAAAATAGTCACAATTTGTTctgtttaaaaatataaaattattaacttCTCTTACCCATCCAACGAGGCTTTTGCCTCCGGGTAGTTTGTCTGCAGCGCTTCGGCCACTGATCAGCTCTAAAAGAACCACTCCAAAGGAGTATACATCTGCCTTGGTTGATACTTTCCCACTATCTGTGCACTCTGGTGCCGCATATCCAGAATTGCTTGCTTCCTTACCCTTGTATGATTTCTTTGTTTCTAGCCTCACTTTCGCAAAGCCAAAGTCTCCAATCTAAACATTTTAAACAATTATGTATAGAAGTTTGTTTATTAAGACAACATATTTATAATGTCTTGAAACTTCAAAGCTTTTGCATGCAATAAGGTTCAAGTAAGTACCAGTGGTTCAAAGTCATGTGTTAGTAGAATGTTACTTGACTTTATACTTCCATGAACTATATTATTCGCATGTAGATGCTTTAAGCCTCTGGCTGTACCTACTACTACTTTTATCCTTTCTCTCCAAGTCAATGATTGGAAGTTTCCTCCTGCACAATATATGAAGTTCTTTCAACATACCTTCTAATCAATTTCAGTTTCCAAGCATAAACTGCTTAAACTTCATTTATATATTATAAGTAAAAAGGTTATGTGCTAGAGTCCTTACTTGACAGGTACTTGTCAAGTGAACCATTGCATGCTTGCTCATACACaatcattaattggtttttagctGCACATATTCCCAAGAGCATGACCACATTTTTGTGTCGAGCCTTGGACAGCAGGTCGGCCTCTGACTTGAAAATCTTCTCTTCCTGGGGCTTAGTGATTTGATATTTCTTAACCACTATTTTTATCTTGCTCTCTAGCAATCCATTGAAAGTTGGTCCATCTTTACTCTCAGATAGGGAGTTCTTAATTGAAAATCCTTCGGTAGCTTCGAGGAGTTCATCATAAGTAAAGTCTCTTTGCCATGAAATATTTGGCCGTTTACTTTTGCAAATAGAGCATTTAGAGGATTTCAAATTCTCCAAAATGGCTTCACTTTGATATCCAGCAAACAAATTCTCACTTGAGCAGCTTTGTGATTGTATTTTATTCTGGTTCGCCCGATCTACTTTTGTTTGATAACTTTGATTTATAGCTGTACCGTGTGAATTCGAGCCTATTTGAATTTCAGATGAGCACCACTGCTGTTCTTGATCATTTCTTGGCTGGTCAGCTATGGTCTGCCCATAGAGGTTGCTATTCACTTGTTTGTCATACTGATTCAGCTGATCAACAACTGTCTGATCCATCATGTGTTCATAGTTTATCATCTTTTGATGACTCCTTTCCTCTGCTACAGACTTGCTTTGCATCTGTTCTTCAACCTGGTTCAGGTGATCAGAGTTTTCCTGGCTTGTTTTGTAGAAATTGTTATTTTCAACTATTAGTTTTAACCTCCCTTTTTCAATGTAGGACCTGCTCTCTGTCTGTTCTGGTTTTTTGCTTGGCTGATTATTTTCTGTTGGACCTACATTTGCAATAGTTAATACCATTTTTCACTTCAATGAAAGGATTTAAAGAAGCAACAAAGAGGAATTTAATTATGTCAATTCTGGACAGTGTCTTCCACATGTATTGGGATTTTAGTTTGGACGGGTAAAGTATGCTTTTTGTCTCTAacttttaatttcattcaattttgtcCTCTTTTcaattcattcaattttgtccTTAATGTTTTCGACTTATTTTAAAACCACCCCTAGACgttttcaattttgtccctaatGTTTTCGATAGAGTTAATATCCGAggatgattttgatgcaaatcgaaaacattAGGGACAAAATTGAATGCAATTAAACATTAGGGGTATTTTTGCAGAAAATCACAATCGTTAGGGACAAGAAACATACTTTATCCCATTCATATATTAGAAATGTTTGTCCACGTACTAGTGATTACAGAGTTTACAAACATTTCCACTAATATTTTGTTAGTTCCTCTTTTGGAAAACTTTATATGATGAAATATAATCATAACTTTCTAGCATAACTGTCTTTTCTGTTAAATTGTCCATTTGGCATTTGCAGAGATCTTGACAATTCTGATTGCATGAATTACCTGGAGTAAGTTCGTCTATGATGCAGTGTTGTTCGCTATCTTCTAAGTCTTGCAATGCAGAAACAACCTGAAATTTTCCACATGAACATATTGATGTAAATGATATTTATTGACAATCTACAAATGAAAAAATTGCCAGAATGTGAGGCAACAATGAATATCTTGTAATGAATCAAAATAAACTATCCAACTCATTTGGTTTTCTTATAGTTCATGTTATGGTCCATTCTACAATCAAATAAGAATCATGGTCATTTGTGTCCACAGAAAAGAAGGTACGTATATTCTCAGAACCAAAAGCAGCCTAAAGGTCAATGTGTATATTGATTTTTGAATATGCATATAAGTCATACTTGACTGCTATCCTATGAACTCTTATGCATCTTCAATACATAAAAGAATTTTTCTTCACAATATTTGTCTAGGATTCAAGAGTTCCATTTGACTGAAGACACATGAGTTgacttaaataaaagaaaaacaagaaaataacttaaaaaaaagtgTGATATGGTGTTTGCATTAGAGGAATGTTCATCAAATGATCCATTGTGGATTGAAGTTCGGTAATTTCTATCGTTAGCTTGTAGTTTAACTGATTTACTTTGTTTACAATGTTACATGGCTAACACCTTACAAGCGGCATTTTGTTAGAGATGAGGAACcattttatgattttcttaatagtCTAAGCATTAAGGTAGCAGAAAGATGATAATTACTAGTAGGATATAGGACAACATGCTTTCTGTGTTCAACAATTTGCTCTGTGTGAATGAATATTGCAGATTATTGATACTTACCATATTCATGGACATTCTATCCTTTGGACTCTTTTTAAGACATTGATCTATTACTTGGACCAGCCATTGAAGCTTTTCCTCCTCATATGACTTGCTGAGAGTGGGATCTACAAGTTGTGTGTACTGCTTTCCCTTAAGAAGAGGCTTggcctgaaaagggaaaaagaaatgaACATCAATTTTGTATAATGAACTTAAACAACAAAATCACTGAGAATGTAAACATTGAAGCTTCTGAACCAATTTATCACTCAATCATTGAATACTATCTAATAGGATgtgaaagtaataataatattatgttcCTACCCATCCAACAAGGCTTTTATCTGCAGAGTGACCTTTAACCCTACGTCCGGTGATCAGCTCTAGCAGAACCACTCCGAACGAGTACACGTCAGCCTTAGTTGATAGTTTTCCCCTCTCCTGATGCTCTGGTGCTATGTAGTCAGAATTTACACTTTTATCTTTGTTGAACTTCCTGAAGTCAATCTTTTTACCGAATCCGAAATCTCCAATCTAATTACATACTTACATTTCGGAGTAATGATTAGATATATAGCATGAAAATGTGGATAGTTATACTTAGTTTGAAACTCAGCTTTTAGAATTCAAGTTAAGTACCAGTGGGTTGAATTCATGTGTCAGAAGAATGTTACTTGGTTTAACATTGCCATGAATTATGCTATTTTCATGTAGGTACTTTAGACCTCTTGCAAGACCTattgccactttcttcctttCTCTCCAAGTCAAAGATCTGCTGCTTTCCTCTGCATAATGAAACAAGTTCAAACGGTAAAATTCTCTACTCCTTTGTTTATATACTACACATGCACACAAACATATGGTAGATATCTTACTTGATAGATACATCTCGAGTGAACCGTTGCAGGCATACTCAGACACGGTCAATAGGAAGCTTGCTTCTGTGGTTAAACCCAACAGCATGACCACATTCTTATGTCTAACTTTGAGAGTAGACCGAACTTCGGATTGGATTTTCTCCCTTTCCTGAGAACTTCTTATCTCATGCTGCTTAATTACTATTTTCAACTCGCCCTCTAGCTGGCCTTTGAAAGTAGACAAATAGCCACCTTCAGAGAGACAGTTCTTCAATGAGAATCCATCTGTGGCATTTTGGAGTTCTTCATATGTGAATTCCTTTTTCCATTCGATATTAGGCCGTCTGATTTTGCAGATAGAGCATAACAGCTCTTCTGAAGCGCTTTCCTTGTCACTTGGTTGATCAATCTCATTCATTTCATAGATGTTTGATGGATGCCTTAAGCTCCAAGCCTCAACATGGAACAAGTTCTGTGTCTGCTCTTTGTCCCGGCTTGGCTGTTGGACTATGTCATGAGCTGTTATTTCATCATTGTTAGTTACAACTGTTGTGTCCATCTCCTCCTCATGGAGCATGCTTTGTATCTGTTCATCATCCTCTCTTTGCTTCTCTCTTTCTATTTCACCTGTTTCTTCATCATTGTTTATTTCTTCCCTGTTAGTCACAAGAAGTGTGTTGGTGGCCTTTCGGCGTTGGCACCTGCCTTGTATTCGACTCCGGCTcgactcatcaacatatatttctgCAGTCATTGGAATGTTTATATATTCAGGAATGCCTAGAAGTGAAACCCCTAAGAATAAATAGGCTGAAACATAGTGAAGTCAG harbors:
- the LOC112740834 gene encoding uncharacterized protein, producing MAMEENNVVVIQDASKELHTRVFSWAIDSGLALKAADKVTLVSIMHQIHTPMGYYCSVHGLNRRIVAEEAARKMEEYLQNDELAQIAKLYESNEVAFKIQLVTGSPLKELALKAAINLKATWLILDRQLKKDAEFFQQKLSCGISRLKRNNRIVHLRAPTDIPTEIQCSSHETFDQSLPEPTFEDLFLTVDDFNKSNAEIYVDESSRSRIQGRCQRRKATNTLLVTNREEINNDEETGEIEREKQREDDEQIQSMLHEEEMDTTVVTNNDEITAHDIVQQPSRDKEQTQNLFHVEAWSLRHPSNIYEMNEIDQPSDKESASEELLCSICKIRRPNIEWKKEFTYEELQNATDGFSLKNCLSEGGYLSTFKGQLEGELKIVIKQHEIRSSQEREKIQSEVRSTLKVRHKNVVMLLGLTTEASFLLTVSEYACNGSLEMYLSKESSRSLTWRERKKVAIGLARGLKYLHENSIIHGNVKPSNILLTHEFNPLIGDFGFGKKIDFRKFNKDKSVNSDYIAPEHQERGKLSTKADVYSFGVVLLELITGRRVKGHSADKSLVGWAKPLLKGKQYTQLVDPTLSKSYEEEKLQWLVQVIDQCLKKSPKDRMSMNMVVSALQDLEDSEQHCIIDELTPGPTENNQPSKKPEQTESRSYIEKGRLKLIVENNNFYKTSQENSDHLNQVEEQMQSKSVAEERSHQKMINYEHMMDQTVVDQLNQYDKQVNSNLYGQTIADQPRNDQEQQWCSSEIQIGSNSHGTAINQSYQTKVDRANQNKIQSQSCSSENLFAGYQSEAILENLKSSKCSICKSKRPNISWQRDFTYDELLEATEGFSIKNSLSESKDGPTFNGLLESKIKIVVKKYQITKPQEEKIFKSEADLLSKARHKNVVMLLGICAAKNQLMIVYEQACNGSLDKYLSRGNFQSLTWRERIKVVVGTARGLKHLHANNIVHGSIKSSNILLTHDFEPLIGDFGFAKVRLETKKSYKGKEASNSGYAAPECTDSGKVSTKADVYSFGVVLLELISGRSAADKLPGGKSLVGWARPLLGGKKHPQLVDPNISNFYEEEELKWLVQVTEQCLRKNPKDRSSMNMVVSALQDLAGAVTDTDECCFTEYSSSDMPYLAYGQIKADSMIQTQEQIQIKPWMEERDLKLEIKTHEVIGQSKVEHPRKDGQKMQSNPHGEEIPRMVVYPNDKTQEEEDIIGSFDVGEMCKIEVDRQLKVSGDKKQMQDISLENQGETILESSETSLCSICKNRCINNTWKKDFIYEELEAATDGFSTKNSLCEGGCRPAFRGQLDELKIVVKQYYMTENVLSEVELLRNARHENLIRIFGSCIQESQLLIVYEHACNGSLDQHLSRTSGRSLTWTERMKVAKGVAKGLKYLHDNNIIHGRIKPSNILLDHEFNPLLAESVFGKGRCELKYNCKDEKRGNCGYIAPEYQETGNLTDKTDVYSFGVILLELITGCMITEAASEQKCLVEWNLQDPIYE